Part of the Usitatibacter palustris genome, TCACGCGCTCCTTGCGTGAAAGCCCCGAGCCGTTCTCGAGCACGAGCCCCGCGTCGTCGATGCCGCGCTGCTTCATCCAGGCGCGCACGAAGCGCTCCGAGCGTTCCGCGGTCGGCAGCAACGGGCCATCGGGCGGGCGCGCGCCGATCGTGAGGTAGGTCACGCGCGTGATCGGGTTGTCGGAACGCTTGTTGATGTCGTGCAGCACCTGCGAGAAGGCGCGCGAGCGGTGCGTCGAGAGGACGATCGCATCCGTGGGAGCGACGCCGTCGCGGGTCTTGCCCGTGAACGTCCCGCCCAAACGAGTCCACAGCGCGCGGAACAGGCGATCGGCGAAGGCCACGCGCTCGATCACGTTGATCTCGGTGGATGCGTTGCAGCGGCGCGGGAACTCGCCCTGCAGGCGCACGTGGATCGTCCCGGCGCTTTCCTTCACGACCGGAATCGTCCAGAAGTCTTCCCAATCCTCGCAGGGCTTGTCGACGAGCTTCATCTCGCCGGCTGACACAACGACACCTTCGAGTGGCGTGGAGACGAGGACGCGCATCGCCTTCTCGTCGGCCGAGAGCTCGAGGCGCATCAGGTTCGTGTTGAGCAGCACCGCGTCGGGAACGACGTTGTAGCGGAACTCGGGGGCCTCGTCGAAGGGAGGCAGGCCCACGTCGGTGCGCGCGGGATCGAAAAAGGTGCGGTCGAGGATGAAGTCGCCGCGGATCTCGCGGATGCCGCGCGCCCGCAGGCCCGTGAGCATTCGCTCGAAGGCCGCGGTGTCGAGATCCACGTCCGCGAAGCCCTTGAGCACGAGATCGCCCTCGAGCACGCCGTCGACAGCCTCGGCGCGCGTGCGAAGCTCGGCCGAGCCGCGATAGCCGGGCCCGAAGGTCTCCAGCGCGACGAGCGCCGTGAGGAGCTTCAGCGTGGAAGCGGGCGCGACGGGGCGGTCAGCGTGGTGCGACGCGAGCGTCGCACCATCGCCGGGCCGCTGCACCACGAGGGTGATTGCATCCTCGGGAATGCCGGCGGCGCGGGCCTGCCGGGCGATCGAATCGGGAATTCCGGCGGCAACGGCCGGGTGACCGGCCGCGAGCAGCGCGCCGGCTAGCATGAAGCGGGCGATCATGGAAGGGGAGCGGGAGTGTCGTTGAGAACACGGACATTAGCCATTTGTAATATTGCCGCAAATTCAGCAGAATCGTCCGGGGAAGTTCCATCGAAACAACAAGGGGGAAATCACAGTGAGACTCCGACTGCTTTGCCATGCCGTGTCGCTGGCATGCATCACGGGTTCCGGTTCGGTCTGGGCGCAGACAACGACGAAGGTCGAAAAACTTGAAATCACGGGTTCGAGCATCAAGCGCATCCAGGAAGAAGGAGCGCTGCCCGTCCAGGTCATCACCCGGCAGGAGATCGAGAAGCGCGGCGTCACCAGCGTCGAGCAGCTCCTCATGCAGATCTCGGCCAACGGCACCGGCGCGGACAACCTCTCGTCCAACGTCGGCATCCAGCTGGGCACCACCGATCGCAACAACAACGGCAACAGCAGCGCGAACCTGCGCGGCCTCGGTGCTTCGAGCACCCTGGTGCTGATGAACGGCCGTCGCCTCTCGACGCACGGCGCGAAAGGCAACGCGGTCGACCTCAGCTCCATTCCGTTCGCGGCGATCGAGCGCGTCGAAATCCTGAAGGACGGCGCTTCCGCCATCTACGGCACGGACGCGATCGGCGGCGTCATCAACTTCATCCTCCGCAAGGATTACGAGGGCGTGCAGGTGAGCGCCATGGCGGACATGACGGAAGAGGGCGGCGGCAACGTCTATCGCGGCTCGATCACCGCCGGCTGGGGCAATCTCGACAAGGATCGCTTCAACATCCTGGGCGTGCTGTCCTTCGACCGCCAGGAAATCCTGAACGGCGGCGATCGCAAGTTCTCGAACGGCTACCAGCCCGAGCGCGGACTCTCGCCGGATACGGCGGGCACGCCCTACGCGACGCACACGGGTCTTGCCGGCACCGCCATCGGCGCCTCGTTCACGACGCCGGGTACGGGCTCGCAGACCTACAACCGCGCGAACCTCCTGTCGTTCCAGAACAATTGCGGCTCGATCCCGGAGCAGTCGCAGTACGAATTCGGTCTCTGGAACGCGCCGGGCTTCCGGTATGCCTGCGCGTATGACTACGGCGGATCGGCTGTGCTGATCCAGCCGGTCGACCGCACGCAGATCGTCACGCGCGGCACGTTCAAGGTCAGCAACGAGATGAACATCATCGGCGAGATCATCGCGTCGCGCACGGAGGCGAGGAAGCAGTTCGAGGAGTACCAGATCACGACGACCGGCGATTTCCTCGGCATGCGCTATCCGGTCGGCGGCCCGTACTACAACAACCTTTCGGCCTACATCCCGTCGTTCAACGCCAACCTCCCGATCGCCTATCGCTGGCGTTGCATGGAGTGCGGCGGGCGCACCATCGAGACCACGACCGACGCCTACCGCGCGCTCATCGGCATCGAGGGCCAGCTGAACGTGTGGGGCAGCTGGGACTACAAGATGGGCTTCTCGCAGTCGGGCAGCGAAGCCGAATCGGTGCTCGGCAGCGGCTACATGTATACGGCGCCCCTGACGGCGGCGCTGGCCAGCGGCCAGGTGAACCCGTGGCTGCTTCCCGGCCAGACGCAGACGGCCGCGGCGCTGCAGATGCTGCAGGCGGCGAGCGCAGCCGGGCAGAGGCTCTTCGGTGGCGAGGCCGAGCTCACGCAGTTCGACGGCAACATCTCGGGCGAGGTGTACCAGCTCCCCGCGGGTGCCATCAGCGTCGCGGCGGGCTTCGACTATCGCAAGGAGAGCTACAAGTTCGACGATGGCTCGCGCACGTCGCAGCCGGTTTACCAGGCGCCGTTCGATCCGCAGTTCCCGAAGGTCGAGCGCACCATCAAGGCCTTCTACGGCGAGATCGCGATCCCGATCATCAAGGGCCTGGAAGTCACGGGCGCACTCCGCTACGACGACTACAGCGACTTCGGCAGCACCACCAACCCGAAGGTGTCGTTCCGCTGGCAGCCGATCAAGGAGCTGGTGTTCCGCGGTTCGTACAACGAAGGCTTCCGCGCTCCGAGCTTCTTCCAGCTCTACACCGCCACGACGGAATCGCCGATCCCGGGCAACATCGCCGACCCCGTGCTGTGCCCGAACGGCAACGTGCCGGGTGCGGACCTCTCGGTATGCGCAATTCGCCCGAACGGACAGCAGGGCGGCAACCCGAACCTGAAGCCGGAGCTCTCGAAGCAGTACAGCATCGGCTTCGTGGCTTCGCCGGCGTCGTGGGTCGACTTCAGCGTCGACCTCTGGCAGGTCGAGCGCGAAGACCGCATCTACGAGCTCACGCCCCAGCAGGTGATCGCGAACTACACGTCGATGCCCGAGAACCTCGTGCGCGGCGCCAACGGACGTCTCGACGGCCAGGGCGGCTACATCCGCGCGGGCTTCGTGAACGCCGCGGGCGACCTCACGAAGGGCACGGACGTCGGCATCCGCTTCAACTGGCAGTGGGAAGGCCGCTGGACGGCTTCGATGGACGGCACGTATATCGACCGGGCTCGTACGCGCGTTCTCGAGTCGAACCCGTACACCGAGCTCGTCGGTGCCTGGAACAACCGTGACCTGTGGGTCCGCTGGAAGCACTTCGCGCAAGTCTCGTACGAGCGCGGCCCGTGGAGCTTCACGCTGTTCCAGAACTACACCCACAGCTACGACGACCAGCGTCCTTCGAACCCGCCGGCCGGATGGAACTCGGAGATCGACAAGTACATCACCTACGGCCTGACGGGCGTGTACAACGGCTTCAAGAACCTCACGCTGTCGGCGACCATCAAGAACCTGCTCGATGAGGACCCGCCCTTCACGGCGCACAACCTCGACTTCACGCCGGGCGCAGGCTGGGATCCGCGCGTGGCGGACCCGAGGGGCCGTGCGTACATGGTCCGGGCGACGTACACGTTCTGAACCGACGTCACTTCGTCTCGGGAATCGCGGCCGCTCTAGCGGCCGCTTTTCCTTTTGCGGGCGACGCGGCGGTGCAACCGCCGTCGCGATCGCTCGTGAAGCCCAGGCGCCTCAAGGAAGGCGACCTCGTCGGCCTCATCGCGCCCTCGGGCTATCTCGAGGACGCGCAGATCGAACGCGGCGTACGCAACCTCGAATCACTGGGGCTTCGCGTGAAGCTCGGCACGAACCTGCGCGCGATGCATGGCGGCTACGCGGGAACGGTTGCTCATCGTGTGGACGACCTCCACGCCATGTTCCGCGATCGCGAAGTGGCCGGCATCTGGGCCGCGCGCGGGGGTGCGGGTGCGAGCGCCATGCTGCCCCTCATCGACTACGGCCTCGTGCGCCGCTCACCCAAGGTGCTGGTGGGCTATTCGGACATCACCGCGCTGCACATCGCGTTCCTGCGGCGCGCGGGCCTGGTGACCTTCCACGGGCCGGTGTCGTCGTCCACGTTCTCGGATTACTCGGCGGCGAACCTGCGCGCCGTCCTCATGGAGCCCGAGGCGACTCGCAGCTTCTCGGGCGCCGACGAGAACTTCGAGCGCGCATTATCGCAACCGAATTTCGAGATGCGCACCTATCGCGAAGGTGTCGCGACAGGGCGGCTGGTGGGCGGCAACCTCAGCATGGTCTGCGCGCACCTCGCCACGCCGTACGGATTGCAGCCGGGCGCGAACCTCCTGTTCCTCGAGGAGGTGAGCGAAGCGCCGTACCGCATCGACCGCATGCTCACGCAGCTTCGCCAGGCCGAGATCCTCACGCGGGCGACCGGCGTGATGCTCGGCGTCTTCAGCAAGTGCGAGGCGAATGACGGAGAACCGTCGCTCACGTTGCGCGAGGTGCTCGAGGAGCAGATGTCGTCGCTGAAGGTACCCGCGGCCTACGGCTACTCGTTCGGCCACATCGCGCAGCAGATGACGCTGCCGGTGGGCATCCGTGCGCGGTTCGACACGCGCGCGCAGACGCTGACGCTCCTCGAGGCGGCGGTCCAATAAGTGGGGTCAGACTCGATTTAATTTGGGGTTAAATTTCCCTGTAAAAAAACCGGTCCATTGGATCACCTCAGGCAGTTCACAAGAGAGGTGGCCCAATGGACCGGTTTTTTTACAGGGAAATTTAACCCCAAATTAAATCGAGTCTGACCCCACTTATTTTGCCAGCGCCGTCATCACCCTTTCCTCGTACCGGTAGAACGCCGAGTACTTCCCCGGCCGCGTCGCGGGATCGAACCCGGGGCCGCCGGCGAGGAAGATGAAGCCGTCGCGGGAATCGCGGTTGAAGACGAAGGCGCCGCGCAGGCCCCATGCATCGCCGAGGTGACCCACGCCGGTAAATCCGCCGCCTTCCACGAGGCGGTCGCCCTGGTTGGCGCCGCTTACGTCGAGGAAGTGCTGGTTGCCCAGCGCCCAGGCCTGGAAGCGCGGGCTCGTGAGGTCCTCGTACGTCTGGCCGCTCGTCGGCCCGACGTTGCGCCACTGGCGCTCGAACATCTTCTCGATCGTCGCGGCCCCGAGGAAGCGCTGGCCGTCGAGTTCGCCGCGATTCATGAGCATCCGCATCACACGGCCGAGATCCGTGATCGACGCGCGCAGCGCGCCCTGTGGCCCGAACAGCGCGCCGTTGCGCCCCGGAACGTAGTTGGGGCCGGCGCGCGGCACGGGCGGGGCGCCGTGATAGTCATCGACCTGCACGATCCACGGGCCTTCGGGATACCACTTCGCGTCGTCCTCGGGAATGCGCTTCCGGTAGAGCGTCCCCATGCGCGAGAGATCGATCGCCGTGGCGTTGTAGCCGCCCGTCATGCCCAGGGGGTCGAGCACCGCGCGCTTCATGTAGAGGTCGTAGCGTTCGCCGGTGATGCGCTCGACCACCGTGCCGATCACGCCCCACGTGACGTTGGTGTAGCGGAAGTACGAACCGGGCGACTTGGGCATGTACATCGCGCCCGTTCCATAGCGTGAACCGCCGGGCACGAAGACGTCGCGGATATCGACCGTCTCGTCCCAGGTGTAGCCGCCGTCGTCGCAGATCGACGAGATGTGCGCGAGCATCATGCGCACCGTGATCTTCGCGGCGGGGAAGTGCGGATTGCGAAGGGGAAAGCCCAGGTACTCGCCGGCATCCGCATCGAGGTCGAGGCGCCCGGCCTCGACGAGCTT contains:
- a CDS encoding serine hydrolase domain-containing protein, whose protein sequence is MRRRDALLALSVLGASAAGCAPRSQAQPVNDPLDAQLLEILADPEAPLVSLAALSIRNGTVVYENAFGRRHVADTDGPDLPARTDTLFRVASISKLVTTLGVMKLVEAGRLDLDADAGEYLGFPLRNPHFPAAKITVRMMLAHISSICDDGGYTWDETVDIRDVFVPGGSRYGTGAMYMPKSPGSYFRYTNVTWGVIGTVVERITGERYDLYMKRAVLDPLGMTGGYNATAIDLSRMGTLYRKRIPEDDAKWYPEGPWIVQVDDYHGAPPVPRAGPNYVPGRNGALFGPQGALRASITDLGRVMRMLMNRGELDGQRFLGAATIEKMFERQWRNVGPTSGQTYEDLTSPRFQAWALGNQHFLDVSGANQGDRLVEGGGFTGVGHLGDAWGLRGAFVFNRDSRDGFIFLAGGPGFDPATRPGKYSAFYRYEERVMTALAK
- a CDS encoding TonB-dependent receptor; the protein is MRLRLLCHAVSLACITGSGSVWAQTTTKVEKLEITGSSIKRIQEEGALPVQVITRQEIEKRGVTSVEQLLMQISANGTGADNLSSNVGIQLGTTDRNNNGNSSANLRGLGASSTLVLMNGRRLSTHGAKGNAVDLSSIPFAAIERVEILKDGASAIYGTDAIGGVINFILRKDYEGVQVSAMADMTEEGGGNVYRGSITAGWGNLDKDRFNILGVLSFDRQEILNGGDRKFSNGYQPERGLSPDTAGTPYATHTGLAGTAIGASFTTPGTGSQTYNRANLLSFQNNCGSIPEQSQYEFGLWNAPGFRYACAYDYGGSAVLIQPVDRTQIVTRGTFKVSNEMNIIGEIIASRTEARKQFEEYQITTTGDFLGMRYPVGGPYYNNLSAYIPSFNANLPIAYRWRCMECGGRTIETTTDAYRALIGIEGQLNVWGSWDYKMGFSQSGSEAESVLGSGYMYTAPLTAALASGQVNPWLLPGQTQTAAALQMLQAASAAGQRLFGGEAELTQFDGNISGEVYQLPAGAISVAAGFDYRKESYKFDDGSRTSQPVYQAPFDPQFPKVERTIKAFYGEIAIPIIKGLEVTGALRYDDYSDFGSTTNPKVSFRWQPIKELVFRGSYNEGFRAPSFFQLYTATTESPIPGNIADPVLCPNGNVPGADLSVCAIRPNGQQGGNPNLKPELSKQYSIGFVASPASWVDFSVDLWQVEREDRIYELTPQQVIANYTSMPENLVRGANGRLDGQGGYIRAGFVNAAGDLTKGTDVGIRFNWQWEGRWTASMDGTYIDRARTRVLESNPYTELVGAWNNRDLWVRWKHFAQVSYERGPWSFTLFQNYTHSYDDQRPSNPPAGWNSEIDKYITYGLTGVYNGFKNLTLSATIKNLLDEDPPFTAHNLDFTPGAGWDPRVADPRGRAYMVRATYTF
- the dacB gene encoding D-alanyl-D-alanine carboxypeptidase/D-alanyl-D-alanine endopeptidase, which translates into the protein MIARFMLAGALLAAGHPAVAAGIPDSIARQARAAGIPEDAITLVVQRPGDGATLASHHADRPVAPASTLKLLTALVALETFGPGYRGSAELRTRAEAVDGVLEGDLVLKGFADVDLDTAAFERMLTGLRARGIREIRGDFILDRTFFDPARTDVGLPPFDEAPEFRYNVVPDAVLLNTNLMRLELSADEKAMRVLVSTPLEGVVVSAGEMKLVDKPCEDWEDFWTIPVVKESAGTIHVRLQGEFPRRCNASTEINVIERVAFADRLFRALWTRLGGTFTGKTRDGVAPTDAIVLSTHRSRAFSQVLHDINKRSDNPITRVTYLTIGARPPDGPLLPTAERSERFVRAWMKQRGIDDAGLVLENGSGLSRKERVKASQLAAVLRAGAHSVWSAEFAASLPIVGHDGGGMRTRLRGVAIAEGTRFKTGTLKDSTGLAGYLRTAAGETRIVVAIINHENAKKGVARPLVDALVEWAATLK
- a CDS encoding S66 peptidase family protein codes for the protein MKPRRLKEGDLVGLIAPSGYLEDAQIERGVRNLESLGLRVKLGTNLRAMHGGYAGTVAHRVDDLHAMFRDREVAGIWAARGGAGASAMLPLIDYGLVRRSPKVLVGYSDITALHIAFLRRAGLVTFHGPVSSSTFSDYSAANLRAVLMEPEATRSFSGADENFERALSQPNFEMRTYREGVATGRLVGGNLSMVCAHLATPYGLQPGANLLFLEEVSEAPYRIDRMLTQLRQAEILTRATGVMLGVFSKCEANDGEPSLTLREVLEEQMSSLKVPAAYGYSFGHIAQQMTLPVGIRARFDTRAQTLTLLEAAVQ